A genomic segment from Bradyrhizobium sp. ISRA430 encodes:
- a CDS encoding PAS domain-containing protein: MTSSDFQLRGVGDPRLAVHATSPLPAWLWSTDGTHVLWANPVGARLFGAPNAAALAARTFGPADPHRRQVARLARQLAASGAVRLERLRGFGARLGTLMTCACARLDFPDGGRGVLVTAMDPTGRTMPLVERLQRLVEGVHLPMAAFAPDGLFIGASEAARPLLGFRDLGEAGLEQARSEALGQGRVEAPIGIGHMVLQRVGLGADVGLIALLAPDTRQVPPETTAGATEDTGREPAGVPDYEQPALSNEAPAEFALFDAFAEPVEMPAPVPTEPEPPASNAALAQAAIDSPVDSLAEAIVSPQAEPITAVMVEPPSAHAEPPAPRHQPLRFVWQMDAQGRFVLGSDEFIRLMGAHTAASFGRSWHEIAQELSLDPDGRVAEALASRDTWAGITVNWPVDGDERIPVELAGLPVYDRMRNFAGFKGFGVCRDLDRLNRLDALRRFELFTESPTPQRHSADIVEPGPEPEPEGPPPPLEPISSAPELPEPEPSEPEPNEAELPEPATDANSHPTDLETSVETPPPVETPPNVVPFRPLGDAKSPTLTPVENSAFNELARQLSERLEREREAMGSAPSEPPTGEVAAEPSPPEPEPPRLPAGWLIEPEPPAHGDSGRDRTLLDLLPTGILIYRLDRLLYANPAFLARIAYDSLSALENAGGLDALYIEAGVSAASSTSQAGTPVTISTSMTNGDQPLAATEAHLHAIAWDGDTAHALICALPQAAAVAAEPAVAEGVVMIADAPEPELDAGEADAEDLAAILDTTAEGIVMFDAEGNIHACNRSAEALFGYDGEALLQQNLLTLFAPESQRVVTDYLESLRSQDISSLLDHGREVLGREKKGGVIPLAMIMGRTRPDGPNFFAVFRDLSQSKKGESELKQARRLADGAASAKADMLARISHEIRAPLNAIIGFAEVMISERFGALGNERYGEYMKDIRASGERVIAIIDDLLELSRIETGKLDLNFAKLHLNDLVEACVTVMQPQANRERIIIRTSLAHALPQVMADARAVRQITMNLISNSIRLASAGGQVIVSTALTDRGEVALRIRDTGHGLSEKEVAAAMEPFRTPPPGDASDNSALSLSLTKALVEANRAQFNIKSAANSGTLIEVVFAPALARA; the protein is encoded by the coding sequence ATGACTAGTTCGGATTTCCAGTTGCGAGGCGTGGGCGATCCGCGGCTGGCCGTGCATGCGACCTCTCCGCTGCCTGCGTGGCTCTGGTCGACCGACGGCACGCACGTGCTCTGGGCCAATCCCGTTGGCGCAAGGCTGTTCGGCGCGCCCAATGCCGCAGCGCTCGCGGCAAGGACGTTCGGACCTGCGGATCCGCATCGCCGCCAGGTTGCCCGTCTCGCGCGCCAGCTTGCGGCGAGCGGCGCGGTCCGGCTCGAGCGGCTGCGCGGCTTCGGCGCCCGGCTCGGCACGCTGATGACCTGCGCCTGCGCACGGCTCGACTTTCCCGACGGCGGCCGCGGCGTGCTCGTCACCGCGATGGACCCGACCGGCCGCACCATGCCGCTGGTGGAGCGCCTCCAGCGCCTGGTCGAAGGTGTCCACCTGCCGATGGCCGCGTTCGCGCCCGACGGGCTTTTCATCGGCGCAAGCGAAGCCGCCCGCCCCCTGCTCGGCTTTCGCGATCTCGGCGAGGCCGGGCTCGAACAGGCTCGCAGCGAGGCGCTGGGGCAGGGCCGCGTCGAGGCGCCGATCGGTATCGGCCACATGGTGCTGCAACGGGTCGGCCTGGGGGCCGATGTCGGTCTCATCGCGCTGCTCGCGCCGGACACCAGGCAAGTGCCGCCTGAGACGACGGCTGGGGCCACTGAAGACACCGGGCGCGAGCCGGCCGGGGTGCCGGACTATGAGCAGCCGGCGCTGTCGAACGAGGCGCCTGCCGAATTTGCGCTGTTCGACGCGTTCGCCGAGCCCGTCGAGATGCCGGCGCCCGTGCCGACCGAGCCGGAGCCGCCCGCGTCCAACGCGGCGCTGGCGCAGGCTGCAATCGATTCTCCGGTTGATAGCTTGGCAGAGGCCATTGTCTCGCCCCAAGCCGAGCCGATCACGGCTGTCATGGTCGAGCCGCCGTCAGCACATGCGGAGCCGCCTGCACCGCGCCATCAGCCGCTGCGCTTCGTGTGGCAGATGGATGCGCAGGGACGCTTCGTGCTCGGCTCCGACGAGTTCATCCGCCTGATGGGCGCGCACACGGCGGCCAGCTTCGGCCGGTCCTGGCACGAAATCGCGCAGGAGCTTTCGCTCGATCCGGACGGCCGCGTCGCGGAGGCGCTGGCGAGCCGCGACACCTGGGCCGGGATCACGGTGAACTGGCCGGTCGACGGCGACGAACGAATCCCGGTCGAGCTCGCCGGCCTGCCGGTCTATGACCGGATGCGCAACTTCGCCGGCTTCAAGGGCTTTGGCGTATGCCGCGATCTCGACCGCCTCAACCGGCTCGACGCGCTGCGGCGGTTCGAGCTGTTCACGGAATCTCCGACGCCGCAGCGCCATTCCGCCGACATCGTCGAGCCTGGGCCTGAGCCCGAACCGGAGGGGCCGCCTCCGCCGCTCGAGCCGATCTCGTCCGCACCCGAACTGCCAGAACCTGAACCATCCGAGCCTGAACCGAACGAAGCCGAGCTGCCCGAGCCTGCAACCGACGCGAATTCACACCCAACCGATCTGGAAACATCAGTGGAAACGCCTCCGCCCGTGGAAACGCCTCCCAACGTTGTGCCGTTCCGCCCGCTCGGCGATGCCAAATCGCCGACGCTCACGCCGGTCGAGAACAGCGCGTTCAACGAGCTTGCCCGGCAATTGTCGGAGCGGCTCGAACGCGAGCGGGAGGCGATGGGGAGCGCACCGTCCGAGCCGCCGACGGGCGAGGTCGCCGCCGAGCCATCGCCGCCGGAGCCGGAGCCGCCGCGCTTGCCTGCGGGATGGCTGATCGAGCCCGAGCCGCCGGCGCATGGCGACAGCGGGCGCGACCGCACGCTGCTCGACCTGTTGCCGACAGGCATCCTGATCTATCGCCTCGACCGCCTGCTCTACGCCAACCCCGCCTTTCTCGCGCGCATCGCCTATGACAGCCTGAGCGCGCTGGAGAATGCCGGCGGACTGGACGCGCTCTACATCGAGGCGGGCGTCTCTGCGGCGAGCAGCACATCGCAAGCCGGCACGCCGGTCACGATCAGCACGAGCATGACGAATGGCGATCAGCCGCTCGCCGCCACCGAGGCGCATCTGCACGCAATCGCCTGGGACGGCGACACCGCGCATGCGCTGATCTGCGCGCTGCCGCAGGCCGCCGCTGTTGCTGCCGAGCCCGCGGTTGCGGAGGGTGTGGTGATGATCGCCGATGCGCCCGAGCCGGAGCTGGATGCCGGCGAGGCGGATGCCGAGGACCTTGCGGCGATCCTCGACACGACAGCCGAAGGCATCGTCATGTTCGATGCCGAAGGCAACATCCACGCCTGCAACCGCAGCGCCGAGGCGCTGTTCGGCTATGACGGCGAGGCGCTGTTGCAGCAGAACCTGCTGACCCTGTTCGCGCCCGAGAGCCAGCGTGTCGTCACCGATTATCTGGAAAGCCTGAGGAGCCAGGACATCTCGAGCCTGCTCGACCACGGCCGCGAGGTGCTGGGACGCGAGAAGAAGGGCGGCGTCATTCCGCTTGCCATGATCATGGGCCGCACCAGGCCCGACGGCCCGAACTTCTTCGCCGTGTTCCGCGACCTGTCGCAGAGCAAGAAGGGCGAGAGCGAATTGAAGCAGGCGCGGCGGCTCGCCGACGGCGCCGCCAGTGCCAAGGCCGACATGCTGGCGCGGATCAGCCACGAGATCCGAGCGCCGCTGAACGCCATCATCGGCTTTGCCGAGGTGATGATCTCCGAACGCTTCGGCGCGCTCGGCAACGAGCGCTACGGCGAATATATGAAGGACATCCGCGCCTCCGGCGAGCGCGTGATCGCGATCATCGACGATCTCCTCGAGCTTTCGCGCATCGAGACCGGCAAGCTCGACCTCAACTTCGCCAAGCTCCACCTCAACGATCTCGTCGAAGCCTGCGTGACGGTGATGCAGCCGCAGGCCAACCGCGAGCGCATCATCATCCGCACCTCGCTCGCGCACGCGCTGCCGCAGGTCATGGCCGATGCACGCGCGGTGCGGCAGATCACCATGAACCTGATCTCCAACTCGATCCGGCTCGCCAGCGCCGGCGGCCAGGTCATCGTCTCGACCGCGCTGACCGATCGCGGCGAGGTTGCCCTTCGCATCCGCGACACCGGCCATGGCCTCAGCGAGAAGGAGGTCGCGGCCGCGATGGAGCCGTTCCGCACGCCGCCGCCCGGCGATGCCTCGGACAATTCAGCGCTCAGCCTGTCCTTGACCAAGGCGCTGGTCGAAGCCAACCGCGCCCAGTTCAACATCAAGAGCGCCGCCAATTCCGGCACGCTGATCGAGGTCGTGTTCGCGCCGGCGCTGGCGCGGGCTTAA
- a CDS encoding phasin family protein — MTQQAHERFEIPAEMRSMAETNFKRARETFEKLFAGAQAAAGSMEERGATMRAGARDIGAKASAFAETNVQASLDYAQSLAHARDLSEVMRLHGEYVQAQMHTLAEQASEMSQVVSRAAIDATKPKH; from the coding sequence ATGACCCAGCAGGCGCATGAACGTTTTGAGATTCCGGCGGAGATGCGATCCATGGCGGAAACGAACTTCAAGCGGGCGCGCGAGACGTTCGAGAAGCTGTTCGCCGGCGCGCAGGCCGCGGCCGGCTCGATGGAGGAGCGCGGCGCGACCATGCGCGCAGGCGCCAGGGACATCGGCGCGAAGGCTAGCGCCTTCGCGGAAACCAATGTGCAGGCTTCCCTCGACTACGCCCAGTCGCTGGCCCACGCCAGGGACCTCTCCGAGGTGATGCGGCTGCACGGCGAATATGTGCAGGCTCAGATGCATACGCTTGCCGAACAGGCCAGCGAAATGAGCCAGGTCGTCAGCCGCGCCGCGATCGACGCGACCAAGCCCAAGCACTAG
- a CDS encoding phasin — protein MTGATDPFSASIIPFEVPEQMRAFAEKGVSQARESYAKFKDAAESQNGTIEAVFTTASKGASEYTAKLMEFMKANTSAHLDFAQELLGVKSPSEAMELWTSHTRKQLETFQSQAKELVEISQRVAAETAEPIKASAAKFGRPAA, from the coding sequence ATGACAGGTGCGACTGATCCATTCTCCGCCTCGATCATTCCGTTCGAGGTTCCGGAACAGATGCGGGCGTTCGCCGAGAAGGGCGTTTCGCAGGCCCGCGAAAGCTACGCCAAGTTCAAGGACGCGGCCGAAAGCCAGAACGGCACCATCGAGGCGGTGTTCACCACCGCCAGCAAGGGCGCGAGCGAGTACACCGCCAAGCTGATGGAGTTCATGAAGGCCAACACCAGCGCCCATCTGGACTTCGCCCAGGAGCTGCTCGGCGTCAAATCGCCGTCGGAAGCGATGGAGCTGTGGACCAGCCACACCCGCAAGCAGCTCGAGACCTTCCAGAGCCAGGCCAAGGAGCTCGTCGAGATCAGCCAGCGCGTCGCCGCCGAGACCGCCGAGCCGATCAAGGCCAGCGCCGCGAAATTCGGCAGGCCCGCCGCCTGA
- a CDS encoding MIP/aquaporin family protein → MQSLGRRLFAEWLGTSFLLAAVVGSGIMAQKLAGGNVAIALLGNTIPTGAILVVLILIFGPVSGAHFNPAVTLALAARGELPWRLSPAYIVAQLAGAIAGVWIAHLMFELPLWQVSMTQRTGGAQWLAEGVATFGLVLTIFGCAAKSPSAIPYAVGLYITSAYWFTASTSFANPAVTIARSLSDTFAGIAPAGVIPFIIAQLLAAAAATALSGWLWRTPSCWQRS, encoded by the coding sequence ATGCAGTCGCTGGGGCGGCGACTATTTGCCGAATGGCTAGGGACGTCATTCCTTTTGGCCGCAGTCGTCGGCTCAGGGATCATGGCCCAAAAGCTCGCCGGTGGGAATGTAGCGATTGCGCTGCTCGGCAACACCATCCCGACCGGCGCAATCCTCGTCGTACTCATCTTGATCTTCGGACCCGTTTCCGGCGCTCACTTCAATCCAGCCGTCACCCTGGCTCTGGCTGCACGCGGCGAACTGCCTTGGCGACTGTCGCCAGCCTACATCGTGGCCCAGCTTGCTGGTGCTATCGCGGGGGTCTGGATCGCCCATCTGATGTTCGAGCTTCCCCTGTGGCAAGTCTCGATGACGCAGCGGACGGGCGGCGCTCAATGGCTGGCGGAGGGCGTGGCGACCTTTGGCCTTGTGCTCACGATCTTCGGCTGCGCTGCCAAATCGCCGAGCGCGATCCCTTATGCGGTCGGCCTTTACATCACGTCGGCCTACTGGTTCACGGCCTCGACATCGTTCGCCAACCCTGCCGTGACGATAGCAAGATCACTATCCGATACATTCGCCGGAATTGCGCCCGCGGGCGTTATCCCCTTCATCATCGCTCAGCTCTTGGCCGCCGCTGCTGCGACCGCATTGAGCGGCTGGCTCTGGCGGACGCCTTCCTGCTGGCAACGCTCTTGA
- the arsC gene encoding arsenate reductase (glutaredoxin) (This arsenate reductase requires both glutathione and glutaredoxin to convert arsenate to arsenite, after which the efflux transporter formed by ArsA and ArsB can extrude the arsenite from the cell, providing resistance.), translating into MDVIIYHNPDCGTSRNTLALIRNAGVEPHVVEYLKTPPSRAMLQALIARMGISARELLREKGTPYQDLGLDDESLSDDALLDAMMAHPILINRPIVVSPLGVRLCRPSEAVIDLLPPQQGEFVKEDGERVIDKRTKGAT; encoded by the coding sequence ATGGATGTCATCATCTACCATAATCCCGATTGCGGGACCTCCCGGAACACGCTCGCGCTGATCCGCAATGCGGGCGTGGAGCCGCATGTCGTCGAGTATCTCAAGACACCGCCATCTCGGGCGATGCTGCAGGCGCTGATCGCTCGCATGGGCATCAGCGCACGCGAGCTCCTCCGCGAAAAGGGCACGCCCTACCAAGACTTGGGGCTGGACGACGAGAGCTTGAGCGACGATGCGCTGCTCGACGCCATGATGGCGCACCCAATTCTCATCAATCGACCGATTGTCGTATCACCGCTCGGCGTGCGGCTTTGCCGGCCGTCGGAGGCCGTCATTGACCTTCTTCCGCCCCAGCAGGGCGAATTCGTCAAGGAAGACGGCGAGCGAGTCATCGACAAGAGAACGAAGGGCGCGACATAG
- a CDS encoding ArsI/CadI family heavy metal resistance metalloenzyme: MKRLHVHVSVEDITHSIGFYSALFASKPTVVKPDYAKWMLEDPRVNFAISTRGRQPGLDHLGIQVESTEELHEVYERLRQAGGNIIEQGQTACCYAKSEKSWIDDPAGIAWETFHTTGESTTYGDGSGENGARVAHEKQGACCAPQAAAKPNSACC; the protein is encoded by the coding sequence ATGAAGCGCCTTCACGTTCACGTCTCCGTCGAAGACATCACGCACTCCATCGGCTTTTATTCGGCGCTCTTCGCGTCCAAGCCCACGGTCGTGAAGCCGGACTATGCGAAGTGGATGCTGGAAGATCCCCGCGTCAATTTCGCGATCTCTACGCGTGGCCGTCAGCCCGGCCTCGACCATCTCGGCATCCAAGTGGAGAGCACCGAGGAGTTGCACGAAGTCTACGAGCGGCTTCGGCAAGCTGGCGGCAATATCATCGAGCAAGGCCAGACGGCATGCTGTTACGCGAAGTCGGAGAAATCGTGGATCGACGATCCGGCCGGGATCGCCTGGGAGACTTTCCACACCACAGGCGAAAGCACGACCTATGGCGATGGCTCCGGCGAGAACGGTGCACGCGTGGCTCATGAGAAGCAGGGTGCTTGCTGTGCTCCGCAAGCCGCCGCCAAGCCCAATTCGGCGTGCTGCTGA
- a CDS encoding metalloregulator ArsR/SmtB family transcription factor, which translates to MEKTDAVAALSALAQENRLDAFRLLVQAGPEGMAAGAIAATLDVAPNTLTFHFDRLRMAGLVTVRRDGRSMIYAAQFEQMNALLAFLTENCCGGAPCAPATACKPTRKTKVPA; encoded by the coding sequence ATGGAAAAGACAGATGCTGTCGCGGCCCTTTCTGCGCTGGCCCAGGAAAACCGGCTCGATGCCTTTCGGCTCCTCGTGCAGGCCGGACCGGAAGGCATGGCCGCGGGCGCCATCGCGGCTACGCTTGATGTTGCGCCGAATACGCTGACCTTCCATTTCGACCGCCTGCGCATGGCCGGCCTCGTGACCGTCCGCCGCGACGGCCGCTCGATGATCTACGCCGCGCAATTCGAGCAGATGAACGCTCTGCTCGCCTTCCTGACCGAGAATTGCTGCGGCGGCGCACCATGCGCCCCAGCGACCGCGTGCAAGCCTACGCGCAAGACCAAAGTGCCAGCTTGA
- a CDS encoding AEC family transporter: MATVLIVAPVFALIAAGYAAVLFRFVSETAHKGISEFAFSIAIPALLFRTIVVSEFPHLSPFRMWGAYYGALAITWIAALALSTLLREQREDRADRVVFAIGSVYGNIVMLGIPLTLSALGNEAAGPMALILSVNTPLLWLCGTLQMEWTGRKQKGPALSVILPVLLDLSRNPIMLAIGFGLVWRLAGLGLHPVVDRTIELLAQAGSPAALIALGITLFRFEIKGEKLGITVMCALKLLAMPAVAFLLAKLLELPPLAAGVVVLFAAMPTGANAYIFAVQYQRLVNPVSGAVALGTLLAAVTLPVVVIVVGMG; the protein is encoded by the coding sequence ATGGCCACCGTGTTGATCGTCGCGCCGGTCTTTGCCCTGATCGCGGCCGGCTATGCCGCGGTACTGTTTCGCTTCGTCTCCGAGACCGCGCACAAGGGCATCTCCGAATTCGCCTTCAGCATCGCCATCCCTGCGCTGCTGTTTCGCACCATCGTCGTCTCGGAATTCCCGCATCTGAGTCCTTTCCGGATGTGGGGCGCCTATTACGGCGCCCTCGCCATCACCTGGATCGCCGCGCTCGCGCTGTCGACCCTGCTGCGCGAGCAGCGCGAGGACCGCGCGGACCGCGTCGTGTTCGCGATCGGCTCGGTCTACGGCAACATCGTGATGCTCGGCATTCCGCTAACGCTCTCGGCGCTGGGAAACGAGGCGGCAGGACCGATGGCGCTGATCCTGTCGGTGAACACGCCGCTGCTCTGGCTCTGCGGCACGCTGCAGATGGAATGGACCGGTCGCAAGCAGAAAGGCCCGGCCTTGTCCGTCATCCTGCCGGTGCTCCTGGATCTTTCGCGCAACCCGATCATGCTGGCGATCGGCTTCGGCCTGGTCTGGCGCCTTGCCGGACTCGGCCTCCATCCCGTCGTCGACAGGACGATCGAGCTGCTCGCACAGGCGGGATCGCCGGCGGCGCTGATCGCGCTCGGCATCACGCTGTTCCGCTTCGAGATCAAGGGCGAGAAGCTCGGCATCACCGTCATGTGCGCGCTCAAGCTGCTGGCGATGCCGGCAGTCGCCTTCCTGCTGGCAAAACTATTGGAGCTGCCGCCGCTGGCGGCCGGCGTGGTCGTGCTGTTCGCGGCGATGCCGACCGGCGCGAACGCGTATATCTTTGCGGTCCAGTATCAGCGGCTGGTGAACCCGGTGTCGGGCGCGGTGGCGCTGGGCACGCTGCTGGCTGCGGTGACGCTGCCGGTGGTGGTGATCGTGGTGGGGATGGGTTAG
- a CDS encoding ParA family protein: MNVIVFASRKGGSGKSTLAAHLAAQIKATKPVLLVDADPQGSLTLWHKLRGTNEPQIKAAVNSVSGIVSAARRDGYEWVLIDTPPNLSAVVDDAIRNATMVIIPARPGVFDVNAVQETIQMCRAARKPYAVVLNGAPARRDEAESPIVTIAREALAKFRAPVWGGQITNRSDLLMALSHGEGAREYQAESRAAQEIARLWAAIERSVKAIRGTASASGAMHKQAA, from the coding sequence ATGAACGTTATTGTTTTTGCATCGCGTAAAGGCGGCTCGGGCAAGAGTACCCTGGCTGCACATCTCGCCGCGCAGATCAAGGCGACCAAGCCCGTTCTGCTCGTCGACGCCGATCCACAAGGGTCGCTCACGCTGTGGCACAAGCTGCGTGGCACCAACGAGCCGCAGATCAAGGCTGCGGTGAACTCCGTCAGCGGCATCGTCTCCGCTGCCAGGCGCGACGGCTATGAATGGGTGTTGATCGACACGCCGCCGAACCTGTCGGCCGTCGTCGACGATGCCATCAGGAACGCGACCATGGTGATCATTCCAGCGCGTCCCGGCGTGTTCGACGTCAACGCGGTGCAGGAAACGATCCAGATGTGCCGCGCGGCGCGCAAGCCCTATGCGGTCGTGCTGAACGGTGCGCCGGCTCGTCGCGACGAGGCCGAAAGCCCGATCGTCACCATCGCGCGCGAGGCGCTGGCGAAATTCCGTGCGCCGGTGTGGGGCGGCCAGATCACCAACCGTTCCGATCTCTTGATGGCGCTGAGCCACGGCGAAGGCGCGCGGGAATATCAGGCCGAGAGCCGCGCGGCTCAGGAAATCGCAAGGCTGTGGGCGGCGATCGAGCGTTCAGTGAAGGCTATTCGCGGCACGGCGTCGGCATCCGGCGCAATGCACAAGCAGGCGGCTTAA
- a CDS encoding 4-hydroxy-tetrahydrodipicolinate synthase, giving the protein MTGLRHHLHGLWLPLVTPFRDGRLDEMSLRRLTRHYTAQAIDGFILGATSGEGMTLRDAELERLVAIVRDEMAAGRRTVPICLGLSGADTSRLKDRLDETADWPIDGYLIASPYYVRPSQRGMLAHFEALADHAAWPLALYNIPYRTSVNITNQTLLRLAEHPNIVGLKDCGASREQSIALLRDRPKNFRVLTGEDANYHDALTDGADGGILLSAHIETATFAAVYTELKRGNSSAALAHWQEVKELTRLLFAEPSPAPAKYWLWRSGLIDSPEVRLPMVEVSSELAATLDREIERRVKVAA; this is encoded by the coding sequence ATGACCGGTCTACGACATCATCTGCACGGACTCTGGCTGCCGCTGGTGACACCGTTTCGCGACGGCCGCCTCGACGAGATGTCGCTGCGGCGATTGACACGGCACTACACCGCGCAAGCCATCGACGGCTTCATCCTGGGTGCGACCTCCGGTGAAGGCATGACGCTGAGAGACGCGGAGCTCGAACGCCTCGTCGCCATCGTGCGTGACGAGATGGCAGCCGGCCGCCGCACAGTGCCGATCTGCCTCGGCCTTTCCGGTGCCGACACGTCGCGGCTCAAGGATCGTCTCGACGAGACCGCGGACTGGCCGATCGACGGCTACCTGATCGCAAGCCCCTACTATGTGCGGCCGTCGCAGCGCGGAATGCTGGCGCATTTCGAGGCGCTCGCCGATCACGCCGCCTGGCCGCTCGCGCTCTACAACATTCCCTATCGCACCTCGGTCAACATCACCAATCAGACGCTGCTGCGTCTTGCCGAGCATCCGAACATCGTCGGCCTGAAGGATTGCGGCGCGAGCCGCGAGCAATCGATCGCGCTGCTGCGTGATCGTCCGAAGAATTTCCGCGTGCTCACCGGCGAGGACGCCAACTATCACGATGCGCTCACCGATGGCGCCGACGGCGGCATCCTGCTCTCCGCCCATATCGAGACCGCGACTTTCGCCGCCGTCTACACGGAGCTGAAGCGCGGCAACTCAAGCGCGGCGCTGGCGCACTGGCAGGAGGTAAAGGAGCTGACGCGCCTGTTGTTCGCCGAGCCAAGTCCCGCGCCGGCGAAGTACTGGCTGTGGCGCAGCGGCCTGATCGACAGCCCCGAAGTGCGGCTGCCGATGGTGGAGGTAAGCAGCGAGCTCGCCGCCACACTCGATCGCGAGATCGAGCGACGCGTGAAAGTCGCGGCGTAG
- a CDS encoding LysR family transcriptional regulator, with protein MARTRDGFTDMDWDKLKVFHAAAEAGSFTHAGEQLGLSQSAVSRQVSALEQELSVSLFHRHARGLILTEQGDLLFRTAHDVFMQLQAARAKLTDSRERPSGDLKITTTPGVGINWLIPRLGEFTALYPEIRISLIVTDEELDLSMREADVAIRTRKPTQPDLIQRKLFAMGFHAYCSPEYIKRFGTPRTLEELDSHRIITLSDGNFAAHLQNRNWLIEAGRNGSGPREAYFKVNNILGLVRACQQGLGIAALPDYLVEEQSRLVQLFGESDSIQLDTYFVYPEELKTVARVQVFRDFVVSKAQRWPS; from the coding sequence ATGGCACGAACACGCGACGGATTCACGGATATGGACTGGGACAAGCTGAAGGTGTTTCACGCGGCGGCGGAGGCGGGCAGCTTCACGCATGCGGGCGAACAGCTCGGCCTGTCGCAATCGGCGGTCTCACGCCAGGTCAGCGCGCTGGAGCAGGAGCTGTCGGTCTCGCTGTTCCACCGCCACGCCCGCGGCCTGATCCTCACCGAGCAGGGCGACCTCTTGTTCCGCACCGCGCATGACGTCTTCATGCAGCTCCAGGCGGCACGCGCGAAATTGACCGACAGCCGCGAGCGGCCGAGCGGCGACCTAAAGATCACCACCACGCCCGGCGTCGGCATCAACTGGCTGATCCCGCGGCTCGGCGAATTCACCGCGCTCTATCCGGAGATCCGTATCTCGCTGATCGTCACCGACGAGGAGCTGGACCTGTCGATGCGCGAGGCCGACGTCGCGATCCGCACCCGCAAGCCGACGCAACCCGACCTCATCCAGCGCAAGCTGTTCGCGATGGGCTTCCACGCGTATTGCTCGCCGGAATACATCAAGCGCTTCGGCACGCCGCGCACGCTGGAGGAGCTCGACTCGCACCGCATCATCACGCTCTCGGACGGCAACTTCGCTGCGCATCTTCAGAACCGCAACTGGCTGATCGAGGCCGGGCGCAATGGCAGCGGTCCGCGCGAAGCCTACTTCAAGGTCAACAACATCTTAGGGCTCGTGCGCGCCTGTCAGCAGGGCCTCGGCATCGCCGCGCTCCCCGATTACCTCGTCGAGGAGCAAAGCCGTCTGGTGCAGCTCTTCGGCGAATCGGATTCGATCCAACTCGACACGTATTTCGTCTATCCCGAGGAGTTGAAGACGGTCGCGCGCGTGCAGGTGTTCCGCGACTTCGTGGTGAGCAAGGCGCAGCGCTGGCCGTCCTGA